From one Triticum aestivum cultivar Chinese Spring chromosome 4B, IWGSC CS RefSeq v2.1, whole genome shotgun sequence genomic stretch:
- the LOC123092300 gene encoding autophagy-related protein 18a isoform X2 gives MQGGDGAAELRLGRCEEIPAASNRIWRRQSHILVPMASTDPPAERRRPAPPLPSPIVHLSFSSDASCFVVAGTSSVHWLSCDTFSLRGLYQEKDARKTVAAAAGDMLSLKESACATVSRVNSTKFFIRRWKPGYMNYHWRYFEGEKTYTGGEDDVRAVRVHGAKTVVVLVDRLEVLGCRTKDTEDKELWLLHSVVTGGNPLGLCAVSSGASFAFVCPGARDGEVHVERWLDEGEVAAPVVAIRAHSSRLASIAMSCDGRLVATASVRGTLVRIFSATDGALLQELRRGRDGADIHCIAFSPDSKWLAVSSDKATVHVFSVNIDLPSLTPEDSNSPGGLQAAPAPSSPAVATANKRSSLSFAGGFLPGYFSSEWSSTQIRVPEGTKYLVAFGSQPNTLLILGINGRFYRCRFDPEKGGVVDVRHKGTPCGSVGQDVECINFMNPSKKTSNSKP, from the exons ATGCAGGGAGGCGACGGTGCTGCTGAGCTTCGTCTGGGGCGGTGCGAG GAGATACCCGCTGCTTCTAATCGAATCTGGAGAAGACAATCGCATATCCTTGTTCCCATGGCGTCGACAGACCCACCTGCCGAGAGGAGGAGGCCTGCTCCTCCGCTGCCGTCCCCTATTGTCCACCTCTCCTTCAGCAGCGACGCGTCCTGCTTCGTCGTTGCCGGCACCTCCAGCGTGCATTGGCTTTCATGCGACACCTTCAGCCTGCGTGGCCTCTACCAAGAAAAAGATGCCAGAAAGACCGTCGCCGCAGCGGCCGGCGATATGCTTAGCCTCAAGGAATCAGCATGCGCCACCGTGAGCCGCGTCAACAGCACCAAGTTCTTCATCCGGCGTTGGAAGCCGGGATACATGAACTACCACTGGCGGTACTTCGAGGGGGAGAAGACATACACCGGAGGCGAAGATGACGTGCGGGCAGTGCGCGTCCACGGCGCGAAGACCGTCGTCGTGCTCGTTGACCGGCTGGAGGTGCTCGGCTGCAGGACCAAGGACACCGAGGACAAAGAGCTTTGGTTGCTGCACTCAGTGGTGACCGGGGGCAATCCCCTTGGCCTCTGCGCCGTGTCGTCAGGCGCGTCCTTCGCGTTCGTGTGCCCCGGCGCCAGGGATGGTGAGGTGCACGTCGAGCGGTGGTTGGACGAGGGGGAGGTCGCGGCGCCCGTGGTGGCCATACGTGCACACTCTTCCCGCCTTGCGTCCATTGCCATGTCTTGCGACGGCCGGCTCGTGGCCACAGCTAGCGTCAGGGGCACCCTCGTGCGCATCTTCAGCGCCACCGACGGTGCGTTGCTCCAAGAG CTGAGGAGAGGCAGAGACGGAGCAGACATCCACTGCATCGCCTTCTCTCCGGATTCAAAATGGTTGGCGGTCAGCAGCGACAAGGCAACCGTGCACGTGTTCAGCGTCAATATCGATTTGCCAAGCCTGACACCGGAGGACAGCAACAGTCCCGGCGGTCTCCAAGCAGCCCCGGCGCCGTCGTCTCCAGCAGTAGCTACAGCCAACAAGAGGTCGTCGTTGTCGTTCGCTGGAG GATTCTTGCCGGGCTATTTCAGTTCAGAATGGTCGTCGACTCAGATCCGCGTCCCTGAAGGCACCAAGTACTTGGTCGCGTTCGGCAGTCAGCCAAACACCCTTCTCATCCTCGGCATTAATGGACG CTTCTACCGGTGCCGATTCGACCCGGAAAAAGGAGGCGTAGTGGACGTGCGGCACAAAGGGACGCCTTGTGGGAGTGTGGGACAGGACGTGGAGTGCATCAACTTCATGAATCCGAGCAAGAAAACATCTAATTCGAAGCCATAA
- the LOC123092300 gene encoding autophagy-related protein 18a isoform X1 gives MGKKSFSSSPKTKSISSSPFGTKFQEIPAASNRIWRRQSHILVPMASTDPPAERRRPAPPLPSPIVHLSFSSDASCFVVAGTSSVHWLSCDTFSLRGLYQEKDARKTVAAAAGDMLSLKESACATVSRVNSTKFFIRRWKPGYMNYHWRYFEGEKTYTGGEDDVRAVRVHGAKTVVVLVDRLEVLGCRTKDTEDKELWLLHSVVTGGNPLGLCAVSSGASFAFVCPGARDGEVHVERWLDEGEVAAPVVAIRAHSSRLASIAMSCDGRLVATASVRGTLVRIFSATDGALLQELRRGRDGADIHCIAFSPDSKWLAVSSDKATVHVFSVNIDLPSLTPEDSNSPGGLQAAPAPSSPAVATANKRSSLSFAGGFLPGYFSSEWSSTQIRVPEGTKYLVAFGSQPNTLLILGINGRFYRCRFDPEKGGVVDVRHKGTPCGSVGQDVECINFMNPSKKTSNSKP, from the exons ATGGGAAAAAAATCTTTCTCAAGTTCTCCGAAAACAAAATCTATCTCTAGTTCTCCCTTTGGTACCAAATTTCAGGAGATACCCGCTGCTTCTAATCGAATCTGGAGAAGACAATCGCATATCCTTGTTCCCATGGCGTCGACAGACCCACCTGCCGAGAGGAGGAGGCCTGCTCCTCCGCTGCCGTCCCCTATTGTCCACCTCTCCTTCAGCAGCGACGCGTCCTGCTTCGTCGTTGCCGGCACCTCCAGCGTGCATTGGCTTTCATGCGACACCTTCAGCCTGCGTGGCCTCTACCAAGAAAAAGATGCCAGAAAGACCGTCGCCGCAGCGGCCGGCGATATGCTTAGCCTCAAGGAATCAGCATGCGCCACCGTGAGCCGCGTCAACAGCACCAAGTTCTTCATCCGGCGTTGGAAGCCGGGATACATGAACTACCACTGGCGGTACTTCGAGGGGGAGAAGACATACACCGGAGGCGAAGATGACGTGCGGGCAGTGCGCGTCCACGGCGCGAAGACCGTCGTCGTGCTCGTTGACCGGCTGGAGGTGCTCGGCTGCAGGACCAAGGACACCGAGGACAAAGAGCTTTGGTTGCTGCACTCAGTGGTGACCGGGGGCAATCCCCTTGGCCTCTGCGCCGTGTCGTCAGGCGCGTCCTTCGCGTTCGTGTGCCCCGGCGCCAGGGATGGTGAGGTGCACGTCGAGCGGTGGTTGGACGAGGGGGAGGTCGCGGCGCCCGTGGTGGCCATACGTGCACACTCTTCCCGCCTTGCGTCCATTGCCATGTCTTGCGACGGCCGGCTCGTGGCCACAGCTAGCGTCAGGGGCACCCTCGTGCGCATCTTCAGCGCCACCGACGGTGCGTTGCTCCAAGAG CTGAGGAGAGGCAGAGACGGAGCAGACATCCACTGCATCGCCTTCTCTCCGGATTCAAAATGGTTGGCGGTCAGCAGCGACAAGGCAACCGTGCACGTGTTCAGCGTCAATATCGATTTGCCAAGCCTGACACCGGAGGACAGCAACAGTCCCGGCGGTCTCCAAGCAGCCCCGGCGCCGTCGTCTCCAGCAGTAGCTACAGCCAACAAGAGGTCGTCGTTGTCGTTCGCTGGAG GATTCTTGCCGGGCTATTTCAGTTCAGAATGGTCGTCGACTCAGATCCGCGTCCCTGAAGGCACCAAGTACTTGGTCGCGTTCGGCAGTCAGCCAAACACCCTTCTCATCCTCGGCATTAATGGACG CTTCTACCGGTGCCGATTCGACCCGGAAAAAGGAGGCGTAGTGGACGTGCGGCACAAAGGGACGCCTTGTGGGAGTGTGGGACAGGACGTGGAGTGCATCAACTTCATGAATCCGAGCAAGAAAACATCTAATTCGAAGCCATAA